One part of the Candidatus Flexicrinis affinis genome encodes these proteins:
- a CDS encoding response regulator transcription factor produces the protein MIRIVIVDDHSVVRQGLRMFLRSEPDFEIVGEASNGHEAVALVRELHPDVVLMDLLMPKMGGVEAIATIRREMPDTEVIALTSVLEDQAVIGAMRAGAIGYLLKDTDGPELIRAIRAASEGQVQLSPQAAARLVREIRAPESPEKLTERETDVLRLLARGLANKEIARELHVAEKTVKTHVSSIFSKLGVVSRTQAALYAANIGLVDIQHDTRFES, from the coding sequence ATGATCCGCATCGTCATCGTGGACGACCACAGCGTGGTGCGGCAGGGTTTGCGGATGTTCCTGCGCAGCGAACCCGACTTCGAGATTGTCGGCGAGGCCTCCAACGGCCACGAGGCAGTCGCGCTGGTGCGCGAGCTGCACCCGGATGTCGTGCTCATGGACCTGTTGATGCCGAAGATGGGCGGCGTCGAGGCAATCGCGACCATTCGCCGCGAGATGCCGGACACCGAGGTCATCGCGCTGACCAGCGTGCTCGAGGACCAAGCGGTGATCGGGGCGATGCGCGCCGGCGCGATCGGTTATCTGCTCAAAGACACCGACGGTCCCGAGCTGATCCGTGCCATTCGCGCCGCGTCGGAGGGACAGGTCCAGCTATCGCCGCAAGCGGCGGCGCGGCTCGTGCGCGAAATCCGCGCGCCGGAGTCGCCGGAGAAGCTCACCGAGCGCGAGACCGACGTGCTGCGCTTGCTAGCACGTGGCCTCGCGAACAAGGAGATTGCGCGGGAGCTCCACGTCGCTGAAAAGACCGTCAAGACACACGTCAGCAGCATCTTCAGCAAACTCGGCGTGGTGAGCCGCACCCAGGCCGCGCTGTATGCGGCCAACATCGGCCTCGTCGACATCCAGCACGACACCCGCTTCGAGTCGTAG
- a CDS encoding SGNH/GDSL hydrolase family protein: MTLAGVLIGLFAVGALLIALAMQKRSRRAQSIARGLLVSYVVIVLALAAGEVYVRYIYADSRMEFGLHGANWADKYIERNSLGFRDREWTVEELEARTTVFVLGDSFTEGWGINNPADRYTAVLQRHLGDDYAVVTLARAGQSTINELEFLESHPYQSPDVVILQYFINDIDIAAKSNGMQWDFEVPPAPPIADRSYLASFLYWRANYERLFRNVHDGRTEWEFYHAAYDNAYIFDIHRQEIERLIDAVEARGARLIVLIFPHLLDPVGSVPYVDRAAQVFEARGVTDILKLTDEAAAWTLEERIVSPFDSHASVAFNRRIGDMLYAQFFSP; the protein is encoded by the coding sequence ATGACCCTCGCGGGTGTCCTGATCGGCCTGTTTGCCGTAGGCGCGCTGCTGATCGCGCTGGCGATGCAGAAGCGAAGCCGGCGGGCGCAGAGCATCGCGCGCGGCCTGCTCGTCAGCTATGTGGTGATCGTGTTGGCACTGGCCGCAGGCGAGGTCTACGTGCGCTATATCTATGCCGACTCGCGCATGGAGTTCGGCTTGCACGGCGCCAACTGGGCCGACAAGTACATCGAACGCAACAGCCTCGGCTTCCGCGACCGCGAGTGGACGGTCGAGGAACTTGAAGCGCGTACGACCGTTTTCGTGCTGGGCGACTCGTTCACCGAGGGCTGGGGCATCAACAACCCCGCCGACCGCTACACCGCCGTGCTCCAGCGCCACCTCGGCGACGACTACGCGGTGGTCACGCTGGCACGCGCGGGCCAGTCCACCATCAACGAGCTCGAATTCCTCGAATCCCACCCGTACCAGTCGCCTGACGTGGTGATCCTGCAGTACTTCATCAACGACATCGACATCGCCGCCAAGTCGAACGGCATGCAGTGGGACTTCGAGGTGCCGCCCGCGCCACCGATCGCCGACAGGTCGTATCTGGCCAGCTTCCTGTACTGGCGAGCCAACTACGAGCGCCTGTTCCGCAATGTCCACGACGGCCGCACAGAATGGGAGTTCTACCACGCAGCCTACGACAACGCGTACATCTTCGACATCCACCGGCAGGAGATCGAGCGCCTCATCGACGCGGTGGAAGCGCGCGGCGCGCGATTGATCGTCCTGATCTTCCCGCATCTTCTCGACCCGGTCGGCAGCGTGCCGTACGTCGATCGCGCGGCGCAGGTGTTCGAAGCGCGCGGTGTCACCGACATCCTCAAGCTGACCGACGAGGCTGCGGCGTGGACGTTGGAGGAGCGCATTGTCTCTCCTTTCGATTCGCACGCGTCGGTCGCCTTCAACCGGCGTATCGGCGATATGCTGTATGCTCAGTTCTTCTCCCCGTAA
- a CDS encoding redoxin domain-containing protein — MTTNEGDHHMVDVLEWGPVLNHVVADIVLADQSQRTHSIATLTGSRGLLLVCLSELWQPVNVRRVLWLQRHAANLALMGVPPAAIVQATPSAVQTFSHTMPFPLTFSVLADPLSSAALQYNLAHRGCIMLIDPHGVLRSKWVLPDTIAWPKMSEILHAVQTVEGCGGTARPI, encoded by the coding sequence ATGACAACGAATGAAGGCGATCATCACATGGTCGACGTATTGGAGTGGGGCCCGGTGCTCAACCACGTGGTTGCAGACATCGTCCTCGCCGATCAATCGCAGCGGACGCACAGCATCGCCACCTTGACCGGCTCGCGCGGTCTGCTGTTGGTATGTCTGAGCGAACTGTGGCAGCCCGTCAACGTACGGCGTGTGCTGTGGCTTCAACGCCACGCAGCGAATCTCGCACTAATGGGCGTTCCACCCGCGGCGATTGTCCAAGCGACGCCGAGCGCGGTGCAGACGTTCAGCCACACCATGCCCTTCCCATTGACGTTTTCGGTGCTGGCCGATCCGCTGTCCAGCGCCGCCTTGCAGTACAACCTTGCCCACCGCGGTTGCATCATGCTGATCGATCCGCACGGCGTGCTGCGCAGCAAATGGGTGCTTCCGGACACGATCGCATGGCCGAAGATGTCGGAAATCCTGCATGCCGTTCAGACGGTTGAAGGATGCGGCGGCACCGCGCGGCCGATCTAA
- a CDS encoding DinB family protein, whose amino-acid sequence MRATVPRSTALSELAVEHAAVRTLTDALTPEEMLLPDTVEYGLYSDQHLSFKDLLAHLITYEAMTVAMMEAWARGIKHPGIDAMRDYRESVRIHYGGIAERRDHPLPQVLEEAENTRNALMQAIRDTTDEAWHAPFPTEPGLDLGGAVEVILVAPPRPPYRHLPVHVPDADGYIRKLKRLSGRAG is encoded by the coding sequence ATGCGCGCCACCGTACCGCGTTCTACCGCGCTAAGTGAACTGGCCGTCGAGCACGCGGCCGTGCGTACGTTGACCGACGCCCTCACGCCTGAGGAAATGCTGCTGCCTGATACGGTCGAATATGGCCTGTACAGCGATCAGCACCTGTCGTTCAAAGACCTGCTGGCGCATCTCATCACCTACGAGGCGATGACCGTGGCGATGATGGAGGCGTGGGCGCGCGGCATCAAACATCCGGGCATCGACGCCATGCGCGACTATCGCGAGAGCGTGCGCATCCACTACGGCGGCATCGCCGAGCGGCGCGATCATCCGCTGCCACAGGTGCTCGAAGAGGCGGAAAACACGCGCAATGCCCTCATGCAGGCGATTCGCGACACGACCGACGAGGCGTGGCATGCGCCCTTCCCGACCGAGCCGGGGCTAGATCTCGGCGGGGCGGTCGAGGTCATTCTGGTCGCGCCCCCGCGCCCGCCGTACCGGCATCTGCCGGTGCACGTGCCGGACGCCGATGGCTACATTCGCAAGCTCAAGCGCCTATCCGGTCGCGCCGGTTAA
- a CDS encoding glycosyltransferase family 39 protein, which produces MLSSSPRNLRLIAAAVAVVLLAAAMRILGADHMPFWSDEAWNIWVTRDGTALMLERLAANHHPPAYFLALQGWQQIAGDGKLALRFLSIAAGVLATAVIYRAGADAFGYGVGIAAAVLFAVFEQPVYYGQSVRHYTWLLLGEALTLWALVRALKRPTWGRWAGYAGAVAFLAYSLYVGLIAVALQGLAVLAFWRVPLRLKARPIAAYAAAVLAFAPWLIYALPGVLNKIDAGAITGYINSIPTTPAGITQTADLLTAGQPALGLGLLALALGFAWRGRSRFETLSARIVLAAGVGTVVVMLLVNLRIGIVSERTLSVAVPALALCFAVGAQVLSERGRNVLIAALVAWAVLTPQNVIPRLNSDLVAETVAAGWSPGDFVLLETGFDDMAFAYELETVLPDLDRRIFPTFYEYDYPDDSAMLADLEAALPYEQRVWLVYWNVPPRLAELLQDRFFSLQHTERVPVGINDPLYQYYPEIEVSLFTRERIGRVPRVFGDLFALRDAIIPAQLPAGETLHVDLVWQVLDPPDRDYTVGLFVLDAEGLTRAEHFGPPPENPTSQWPTGEMIFDRHSIDLPADLAPGTYFLLAVVYYYETVDEPLEVEGEPNLVIGTFEVVEP; this is translated from the coding sequence ATGCTCAGTTCTTCTCCCCGTAACCTCCGGCTGATCGCCGCGGCCGTCGCGGTCGTGCTGTTGGCCGCCGCGATGCGCATCCTCGGCGCTGACCACATGCCGTTCTGGTCGGACGAGGCGTGGAACATCTGGGTGACGCGGGACGGTACCGCGCTCATGCTCGAACGCCTTGCCGCGAACCACCACCCCCCGGCGTATTTTCTGGCCCTGCAAGGTTGGCAGCAGATCGCCGGCGACGGCAAGCTGGCGCTGCGCTTTCTCAGTATCGCGGCCGGCGTGCTTGCCACGGCTGTGATCTACCGCGCCGGCGCGGACGCCTTTGGTTATGGGGTGGGGATTGCCGCGGCGGTGCTGTTCGCCGTCTTCGAACAGCCCGTGTACTACGGCCAAAGCGTGCGCCATTACACATGGCTGCTGCTGGGTGAGGCGCTCACGCTGTGGGCTCTTGTGCGCGCACTGAAGCGGCCGACTTGGGGCCGCTGGGCCGGCTATGCCGGCGCGGTCGCCTTCCTCGCCTATTCGCTGTATGTTGGGCTGATCGCGGTAGCGCTGCAGGGCCTCGCCGTGCTGGCGTTTTGGCGCGTACCGCTGCGGCTGAAGGCGCGGCCCATCGCGGCGTATGCGGCGGCGGTGCTGGCGTTTGCACCGTGGCTCATCTATGCGCTGCCGGGCGTGCTAAACAAGATCGACGCGGGCGCGATCACCGGCTATATCAACAGCATTCCAACCACACCCGCGGGCATCACACAAACCGCCGATCTGCTCACAGCGGGCCAGCCGGCGCTCGGGTTGGGCCTGTTGGCGCTGGCGCTCGGGTTCGCGTGGCGGGGGCGATCGCGCTTCGAGACGCTGTCCGCGAGGATCGTGCTGGCGGCGGGAGTCGGGACGGTTGTGGTGATGCTGCTCGTCAACCTGCGCATCGGCATTGTGAGCGAACGGACCCTTTCGGTCGCCGTGCCGGCGCTCGCGCTGTGTTTTGCCGTCGGGGCGCAGGTGCTGTCCGAGCGTGGGCGTAACGTGCTGATCGCCGCGCTGGTCGCGTGGGCGGTCCTCACGCCGCAGAACGTCATCCCGCGCCTGAACAGCGACCTCGTCGCGGAGACGGTCGCGGCGGGGTGGAGCCCCGGTGATTTCGTGCTGCTCGAAACCGGCTTCGACGACATGGCCTTCGCCTACGAACTCGAAACAGTCCTGCCCGACCTCGACCGGCGCATTTTTCCGACGTTTTATGAGTACGACTATCCCGACGATTCCGCCATGTTGGCCGATCTCGAGGCGGCGCTGCCTTACGAGCAGCGTGTATGGCTCGTATATTGGAACGTCCCGCCGCGCCTCGCGGAACTGCTTCAGGATCGCTTCTTCTCGCTGCAGCACACCGAACGTGTGCCGGTTGGGATCAACGATCCGCTGTATCAGTACTATCCGGAGATTGAAGTGTCGCTGTTCACACGCGAGCGGATTGGGCGCGTCCCGCGGGTATTTGGCGACCTGTTCGCGCTGCGGGACGCCATCATACCCGCACAGCTTCCGGCGGGCGAAACCCTGCATGTCGATCTCGTATGGCAGGTGCTCGACCCGCCCGACCGCGATTACACCGTCGGCCTGTTCGTGTTGGACGCGGAAGGGCTTACCCGCGCGGAGCACTTTGGTCCGCCGCCCGAAAATCCGACATCGCAGTGGCCGACCGGGGAGATGATCTTCGACCGGCACAGCATCGACCTCCCAGCCGATCTGGCGCCTGGGACGTATTTCCTGCTGGCCGTCGTCTACTACTACGAGACGGTCGATGAGCCGCTTGAGGTCGAGGGCGAGCCGAACCTTGTGATCGGCACGTTTGAAGTGGTCGAGCCGTAG
- a CDS encoding aldehyde dehydrogenase (NADP(+)) — protein MTLTGAHYIAGTNSREGSAVFTSVNPRTGERSFEFVNATAAEIDRAVQAARDAFEALRHYPSERLAGLLDAIAAEIEALGDDLLTLASDETGLDLGRLTGERGRTTGQLRKFAALLREGSYVDAIIDTALPDRQPAPRPSIRRMLVPIGPVAVFAASNFPFAFSVAGGDTASALAAGCPVVVKAHPGHPGTSELVAQAVTRAVATSEFPAGTFSLVQGDRIDVGHALVQHPGIAAVGFTGSLRAGRALFDAAAARPVPIPVYAEMGSVNPVVLLPGAIATRFESLADGLVGSVTLGTGQFCTNPGLVFVIDGEDSRGFIQRVTEKMQAAQPGVLLNDKIQAGLVQAVAGTAAHPSVTVLTGGEALPGPACGYAHTVLLTDSEAFRADDALQAEHFGPVTLFVACRSHDDLLATLAALEGNLTATVHAADDEAHAAARVYAVLREKVGRLIWNGFPTGVEVVYAMQHGGPYPATTAPATTSVGMTAIRRFMRPLAFQNLPDALLPDALKDANPLGIWRVVDEKLTKDAL, from the coding sequence ATGACTTTGACAGGCGCACACTACATCGCCGGCACGAACAGCCGCGAAGGCTCCGCTGTGTTCACCAGCGTCAACCCGCGCACGGGCGAACGCAGCTTTGAGTTCGTCAATGCCACTGCCGCCGAAATCGACCGCGCCGTGCAAGCTGCACGCGACGCCTTTGAAGCGCTGCGACACTACCCATCCGAACGGCTTGCCGGCCTGCTTGACGCCATCGCCGCCGAAATCGAAGCGCTGGGCGACGACCTGCTGACTCTCGCATCGGATGAGACCGGTCTGGACCTCGGGCGGCTCACCGGCGAGCGCGGCCGGACGACCGGACAACTCCGAAAGTTCGCCGCGCTGCTGCGTGAAGGCTCGTACGTCGACGCGATCATCGACACCGCCCTGCCCGACCGTCAGCCCGCGCCGCGCCCGTCGATCCGCCGTATGCTGGTACCGATTGGCCCGGTCGCCGTGTTCGCGGCCAGCAATTTTCCGTTCGCGTTCAGCGTGGCTGGCGGCGACACGGCCTCGGCCCTCGCCGCCGGATGCCCGGTCGTCGTCAAGGCGCATCCAGGCCATCCCGGCACCAGCGAGCTCGTCGCGCAAGCCGTGACGCGGGCAGTCGCGACTAGCGAGTTCCCGGCCGGGACGTTCTCGCTGGTGCAAGGCGACCGCATCGACGTCGGTCACGCGCTGGTACAGCACCCGGGCATCGCCGCCGTCGGGTTCACTGGATCGCTGCGGGCCGGACGCGCCTTGTTCGATGCCGCCGCCGCGCGCCCCGTGCCGATCCCGGTGTATGCCGAGATGGGCAGCGTCAACCCGGTCGTGCTGCTTCCGGGCGCGATCGCCACCCGCTTCGAGTCGCTGGCCGACGGATTGGTCGGCTCGGTCACGCTCGGCACCGGCCAATTCTGCACCAACCCCGGGCTGGTATTCGTGATCGACGGGGAGGACAGCCGCGGCTTTATCCAACGCGTTACCGAGAAGATGCAAGCGGCGCAGCCCGGCGTGCTGCTGAACGACAAGATTCAGGCTGGCCTAGTGCAGGCCGTCGCGGGGACGGCGGCGCATCCGAGCGTGACCGTGCTCACCGGCGGCGAGGCGCTGCCGGGCCCGGCGTGTGGCTACGCACACACCGTCCTGCTCACCGACTCCGAGGCATTCCGCGCCGACGACGCATTGCAAGCCGAACACTTCGGCCCGGTGACGCTGTTCGTCGCATGCCGCTCGCACGACGACCTGCTGGCGACGCTCGCCGCGCTCGAGGGCAACCTGACCGCGACGGTTCATGCGGCCGACGACGAGGCGCATGCCGCCGCTCGGGTATATGCGGTACTGCGCGAAAAGGTCGGCCGGCTGATCTGGAACGGCTTCCCGACCGGCGTCGAGGTCGTCTACGCGATGCAGCACGGCGGCCCCTACCCCGCCACCACGGCCCCGGCCACGACCTCGGTCGGCATGACGGCCATTCGACGGTTCATGCGCCCGCTGGCGTTCCAGAACCTGCCCGACGCCCTGCTGCCCGATGCGCTCAAGGACGCCAATCCGCTTGGAATCTGGCGCGTCGTGGACGAAAAGCTGACGAAAGACGCCTTGTAG